The window GACCTTGTCTGTCTTCGCGGTGTGGTAGGCGAATTTCATGGCCGCATCCAGGCTGTCCGCCACCACGGAACAAGACATGTATTCAATATTCTGCGGGTCGCGGTTCATGACCTCGGCCTGCTCTCTTCCCACGACCACCGTCGGTATGTGCTCACTGAAAAAGGCGCTCGGGTACCCTCCCCAGGCGTAATTGTGAACAGCCATCTTAATGGCCGGGTTCACAGGCGGCACGTCCTTGACGAGGGGACCGTTCTTTCCGTAGAAGGCTTCCGTATACCATGTATACGGCGGCAGCGGCACGTCCAGGTCAAAAAGGTCCATGTTGGCCCCGGTGAAGTTGGCATAAATGACGCCGGCCGCAAAAACGTAGGGAACCGGGCAGGGGAAATCCAATGCGGCAATACATTCATCGATCTCGCCAAGCAGGGTCATTATTTTCCCGTAGTTTTTGCAGCCGCCCACAGTGACCCTGTCGTTCAAGGCGTAAAGATCGTTATCCGCATCTACCCCGACGACACCCGATGGCGACATGTCCAGGAAAGCGGCAAAGGCAAATTTTTTTTGCACAAATTCGGAAGCGAAAATGGAGCGCGCCACGAAGTTTGCCGCTCTCGGACCGAGGTTCTGGTGATAGGTGGAACGTGTCTCAATCCTGGCATAAGACATGCCGAACGGTTTCACAGCCCTGTCGACCTGGCGGTGGAAGTGCACTTCCCTCACGTCCGAGTTGTGCACGTGCACAATCCAGTCCGCGTCATAGACAGCCTTGATGCCGTAAAGGGTGCCTATTTCGGTTTCGATGGGAATACCCTCGTCGACAGGAGCGACGCCCTTCACTTTCCCCTTGTAATACTCATCCAGCTTAAACGATTTCATGTACTCCTCGGTTTCACGGAACCGCAAGCCCACGCCGGCCCTCAATCGAACATTCTCCGTGCCGGTCTTGCGGACGATGACGTCCCTGACCGCCCTCAATAGTTCCGCGTAAGGCTCGCCGCCGAGCAGCGTAAAACCGTGGTGCGACGCGCAAACATTGACAGAGTCTCCAGGTTTAATCATGCTCATATCGACCTTTTCCAGGGCCTTTTCGGCAGCTTCCCTCACCGCCGGAACACCCTTTTCGCCCGGGTAAATCACTTCCGGGGTATCGGGAAAAAGGTCTTTTAACACGATTGAAGTCATTTCCGGGTATTCCGAGACCCTCTTGGTAATGTATTTAGGATCGACCCCGTATTGAGAAACCCGGGGTTTTTGTGGGGTTATAACCGCCCTATTCATTTATTTTCCCTCCTTCCCGGCTTCCCTGACCGCGTCAAGAAGCTTTATGTCCTCGTTGAAATAAAACCCCCGGTGGTTATATTTCTCTTTCACTTCTTCCGGTATTTCCCAGGCCGTCGGCGTCCTCCCGTACCACTGGAAACCGCCTTCCGGCCGTTTGGGCTTAACCCCGTTGGCCTCCAGAAGACGCAGTACCGGCTGGATGCATTCCACCTTGCAGCCTGTTCTTATGCCGGTCAAAAGTGATACCTCTTCCGGGGAAACCGCCCCTTTCAGTATTGCGGCAGCAGCTTCTTCCGCGCGTGTAGCCGTGCAGTAGCAGATAATCTGTTCCGGATTGAGTTTGGCTTTTTTGCATAATCCTTCGATTTTTTCGTACGGCAGGTCATCAATACGCACGAAAACCTTGTAAGGCTTATCCAGCTTTTCCATTGTCACCGCGTAGGAAGGGCACCTCTGATTGCAGTTCCCGCACCCGCGGCATTTCTCCACATCCACCTTCGCTTTCCGGCCATTCATTTTAATAGCCAGCGTAGGGCATACCTTGACGCATGTCTGGCACCCTGTGCATTTTTCTTCATCGATCCTGGCAACCATGGTGATCAGCTTCATAATCCCGCCTCCCTTGTCTCAGAATCCAAGATAAAGTTTTTAACCCGCATTTTATTCATATACCGCCCCCCATATGTTCTGTATTGTCGAACAGTGTTCGTTATTATAATATATATTCGCTGCCTTAATAAATATTCCTTCTTGCTTTTTAAATTTTTTCATAAAAAAAGTGCCGCCTTGGTAGGAGCACTTTCTTAATTATTTATTATTCGCTGTTATTCGCTTCGATTGCCGGTGATTTCCTTTACTCTCTGGACAGTGGCCTTGATCAATTCCGCCATGGTGGGCTGCGCTTGCAGCCCCACAATTTCCAAATTTTTGTGGTTGACGGGCACCAGCACCTTGGGCACGGGAGCGCCGCTTATCAGCGCGGCTATTTCGGCCGTTATCTCTCCCAGCATGGAATCGGCAATGATAATCCCGATCGGTCCCACAACGCACGCCGCGTTTCGCAGGCAAACCCTAACGGCGTTGGCCCCTGTCGCTCCTTTGTTCGCGCCCGCCTTGACCATATTGGTGGTGGCCACGGAATTGGTGCCCACCGCGATGATTTCCCTGTCCGGCATCTGCTGGCGCAGCTGCATGACAATCTGGGCGCCCAGTCCCCCGCCCATGCCGTCAATCACTAAAATGCTCATCCTATTCACCCCATCATATTTGCATAAAAAGAACGCGCATCACAAGTATCCTTCTTCGGGGTCGCGGAAGTTCCTCTCGTCAATCGTCAAAGCGTAATCGACCTGCCTGAGCATCTCCTCCCGGTCGCCGGGCAGCCGGCCCTCGACATACCAGTAGTTGGAAATGTGATCGCTGAAAAGCCTGCTGTCGATCCCCTCCAGGTTTTCGATAAACAGCCTTGTTTCCATTAACGCCTCGTGAGGACTGAGCAGGCCGAATTCTCCCCGCTTGTAAGCTTCATGCATGGGTGTGCCTGGGTAAGGCGTGAATGTCCGCAGGCGAATGAAGTCGGGATTGATCCGGTTGAGGACACGGGCGCTGTTTACCGCATGGTCCCGCCACAATTCGCGCCCCCCCACTCCCACCATGTAATACTCACTCAGCTCGATGCCCGCCGATTTGAGCAGCAGTCCCGCTTCGATTATCTGCCGGGAAGTCGTCCCCTTGTTGATGAGCTTTAGGACCCGGTCGTCCCCCGACTCCATGCCGGAGTGGAGCCTGGTCAGGCCCGCTTCCCTGAGCTCTCTTAACTCATCACAAGTTTTCAAAACGATATAGCGGGCCGACCCGTACACCGTAATACGCTGGAGACCGGGAAAAAGCCGGCACGCATGCTGAAAGATCTCCACCAAGTCTTTTGTTTTCATCAGGATGGTATTGCCGTCGGCAAAGAACAGGCTCCTCACCCCCGGCCCGTAACAATCCCTGGCCATATCCAGGTCTTCCTTGATTTCCCGGACCGGGCGTATCTTAAATTTCTTGTCCTTGTACATCCGGCAAAAGTTGCACTTGTTGTGGGGACACCCGACCGTCGCCTGGATGATCAGGCTGCTGGCCTCGCTGGGAGGACGGTAGATCGTTCCTTCGTAGCGCACGGCAGTCCATCCTTTTCTTCATTAAATCCTAATATATCTCTATTATAACAAGATCCACCCTTTTGTCACCGGTCAGATAAATTAAAACGCGCCGGGAACCAATTCCCGCCCGCGCGTTTTCGCCATATCAGTCTTTTTTTCTCGCTCTAACACTCATACCTCCGGGGCGGTTCTTCCCCGCGCAGGACGCGCAGCCCCGCCGCAGCCAGCGCTTCCATTTCCCCCTCTCCAGGATAGACCAGGACGGGGGCAATAAACTCGACCCGTTCCCTGATCCACCCCACCAGCATCCCGGAGTGGGCCAGGCCGCCGGTCAACACGACGGCATCCACCCTGCCCTTCAATACCGCGGCGCACGAGCCGATTTCCTTGGCCACCTGGTAGGCCATGGCTTCGAAAACCAGGCGGGCTTCTTCGTTTCCCTCCCTGATCATGGCCTCAACCTTCCTTGCGTCGTTGGTCCCCAGGTAGCTTACGAGCCCGCCCCCGCCCACCAGGCGTTTCTTTATTTCCTTCTCCCCCAGGCCGCTGTGCAGGCAAAGGTCGATAACGGCGCATACAGGCATGCCCCCGGCCCGCTCCGGGGAAAAGGGGCCGTCCCCGTCCAGGGCGTTGTTGACGTCGATTACGCGCCCGTTGCGGTGGGCGCCCACGGAAATGCCGCCGCCAAGGTGAGCGACGATCAGGCAGCATTCCCCGTACCCTTTGTTAAGTGCGGCCGCCGCCTGGCGGGCCACGGCCTTTTGATTGAGGGCATGGAAAACGCTTTTTCTTTCTATTCCTTTCAAACCGCTCAGGCGGGCCAGCGGCTCCATCTCGTCCACCACCACGGGGTCCGCGATGTAAGAACAGATGCCCAGGGGCCTGGCAATTTCCCAGGAAATCAACGCCCCCAGGTTTGAGGCGTGTTCCTTCTCAGCGTTTTGCAGCTCGCGGCACATCGCCTCATCCACCAGGTAAGTCCCGCCGCTAATGGGCCTCAGCAAACCACCCCGGCCCACAACGCAATCCAGGCTCCCCGCAGGGATCCCCGCTTCCTGCAAAAAATCCAGGACCGCTTTTTTCCTGAACTCCAGCTGGTCCGCCACGCGCGCGTATTTCTTAATCACCGCGGCGTCATGGTCAATGTTTTTCTCCGCTGCAACGTTTTCACCTTCGAAAACCGCTATCTTGGTCGATGTGGAGCCTGGATTGATGACCAGGATCCTTTCCTTTTTCATCAGGGCATCTCCTCCTTAACAATACGGCTTTTCAAGCGCCCGCGCCTGCCGAAGCGATGACCAGGCTCAGGGCGATCGAGTTCAGTTTTGCCTGCGCCGGGTCGGCCCGTGAAGTCAAAACGACCGGCGCGCAAGCGCCCATCACCACCCCGGCGCTTTCCGCCTCTGACAAGTAAACCAGGGTTTTATACATGATGTTGCCGGCTTCAATATCCGGCAGCAGGATTATGTCCGCCACCCCGGCCACGGGACTGTCAATCCCCTTGTGGCGGGCCGCTTCTGCCGAAACGGCGTTGTCAAGGGCCAGCGGCCCGTCAACAACGGCGCCCCTGATCTGGCCTCTTTCGCTCATCTTGGCTAAAAGCGCGGCATCCAGGGTCGCCGGCATGTCCTGGTTTACCGTTTCCACGGCGCCCACCGCCGCCACCCTGACCGGGCTGATCTTCAAAGCCCCGGCCACGCGGACGGCGTTGTTGATTATCTGCACTTTTTCCCGCAAGCCGGGCGCGATGTTCATGGCACAGTCCGTAAGTATCAGAAGACGTGAGATCCTGGGCACTTCGAAAACGGACACATGGCTTAATATGCTTCCTGCCCGCAGGCCGTTTTCCTTGTCCAGGACGGCTTTTAAAAAGGTGGAGGTTCCGAGCAGCCCTTTCATGATAATATCCGCTTCTCCCCTGCGCACCGCGGCTGCCGCTTTCAGTGCCGCCTGGTACTGGTCCGGCTCATCGACCAGTTCAAAGCTCGATATGTTGAATTCCAACCTTTCAGCGGCTTTTTTTATCTTTCCGCCGTCCCCGAACAAGACCGGCTCGGCCAGCTTCATCCGGCAGGACATCTTCAACGCTTCCAGCACGTCCCCGTCTTCCGCCGCGGCCACGGCTATTCTTTTAGGCCCTAAAACCGCCGCCGCTTCCCGCACTTCCCTCATGGTTTTCATCATCTTCGCTCCTCCTTTTTTTGCGCAGTCAACCCTCATTGGTCGTCGAAACACGGACTTTTTCGCTGCCGCAATATTTGATAATCATGGAAAAATTCGCAATGCTGATATAGTACTCCCCCGCTTTCTTTCCTGTTTTATAATACACCCCCCAAAGAAAGGCAAAAGGCCGGCGAGCTTGCCCGCCAGACCTGAATTCCTGCCTGCGCCTTTTCGTAAAACACAATTTAAATTAAATATGGTTTTGTTTAAGCATATCAATTATATAATTCGAAATCCATCCCCCGACTTCCTGCATAATGATGATAATTATCCTGTATACTTTTTAATTCGGCCCCGTTTCAACACCTCTGGTTTTAATCCAGAAGCCCGGCTTTCGCAAGGACCTCCTTAAGCCTTACCTTTTCGTCTTCCTTGAGGGGAAGAAGCGGGCTTCTTACACAGCCGCCCTCGTAACCGAGCAGGTCAGCAGCGTACTTCAAGCCGGCTACGCCGTAAGTGCCTGTAACCGCCGCGTTTACCGGGAACAAACGCAGGTATGTTTCCCTGGCCAGGGCATCGTCGCCTTGATCATAAGCCTCCTGTACCAGCGCGCACTCGTTCGGCGCTATATTGGCCAGTGCATGTATGCCCGCTTTTACCCCCAGGGTCAAGGCCGGGTACCAGGAAGAGGCCGTCCCCACCATCAGGTTGAAGCTGTCGGGAACAGCGTCTAAGAATTTAACGAGCTGCGGGATGTCTCCCGAACTGTCCTTCATCCCTATTATATTTGGATGCCGGCTTAATATGCCCACAGCCCGGGCTGATATATTGACATGAGTGTACTTTGTCACGTTGTATATCAGGATCGGTATTTTCGCCTTGTCGGCCACCTCCGTGAAGTGCCTGATCAGGACCTCGTCATTCATCTTATCGGCGTAATAAAACGGCGTGAGCACCAGGGCGGCCTGCGCTCCCAGGTCCGCAACCTGGTTGGTCAGCCTGATGGTTTCCCTGGTCGACTCCATCCCCGTACCGGCTATGACCAGCCTGCCTTTTTTGGCGCGCCTGGCCGTTATTCTCACCATTTCCAGCTTTTCTTCCTCGGTCAAATAGGCGGCCTCGGAATTTGAACCCAGCACCAGGTAACCGCACAGGTTCGCCTCATTCCACCGCTCCATGTTGCGGGCGTGCTTTTCATAGTCCACGTCGCCGTTTTCCTTGAAGGGAGTGAGCATGGGAGGAATAACGCCTTTAATCCGCAGCCCGTCCATATCAACCCTCCCCTTGTCCGCTGTTGTACACTTCAAGCGCGGCTTCCAGCGCCGGTCCCGCGCTTACCCGCAAGCCTTGCCGGGACATCGCGTCGGCCAAGGCGACCAGCAGAAGCAGCACATTCCTCCGCTGCGAGGACTCGCCCATCAGTCCTACCCTCCAGGCCTTGCCCTTGAAAACGCCCAGGCCCCCGCCGATCTCGATGCCGTACTTCTCCAGCAGGAATCTCCTGACCCCGGCGTCATCGACGCCTTCCGGGACGGCCACGGTGTTGAGCGTGGGCAGCCTGTAGCTCTCCTTGACGATCATTTTCAGGCCCATGGCCTCAACACCTTTTATAAAGGCGCGGGAATTCAGCTTGTGCCGGGCGAACCTGGGTTCAAGCCCTTCCTCCCTGACAATCAGCAGGGCTTCCCGCAACCCGTAGATCATATTGATGGGAGCGGTATGGTGGTAAACCCTTTCTTGGCCCCAGTAATTCTGGATCATGGACAAATCCAGGTACCAGCTCTGCACCCTGCTCTTCCTGCCGTTCAAAACCTTCCTGGCTGTTTCATTAAGTGTCACGGGCGAAAGGCCGGGCGGGCAGCTCAGCGCCTTTTGCGTTCCGCTGTAGCAGGCATCGATCCCCCACTC is drawn from Peptococcaceae bacterium and contains these coding sequences:
- a CDS encoding B12-binding domain-containing radical SAM protein yields the protein MRYEGTIYRPPSEASSLIIQATVGCPHNKCNFCRMYKDKKFKIRPVREIKEDLDMARDCYGPGVRSLFFADGNTILMKTKDLVEIFQHACRLFPGLQRITVYGSARYIVLKTCDELRELREAGLTRLHSGMESGDDRVLKLINKGTTSRQIIEAGLLLKSAGIELSEYYMVGVGGRELWRDHAVNSARVLNRINPDFIRLRTFTPYPGTPMHEAYKRGEFGLLSPHEALMETRLFIENLEGIDSRLFSDHISNYWYVEGRLPGDREEMLRQVDYALTIDERNFRDPEEGYL
- a CDS encoding dihydrodipicolinate synthase family protein, giving the protein MDGLRIKGVIPPMLTPFKENGDVDYEKHARNMERWNEANLCGYLVLGSNSEAAYLTEEEKLEMVRITARRAKKGRLVIAGTGMESTRETIRLTNQVADLGAQAALVLTPFYYADKMNDEVLIRHFTEVADKAKIPILIYNVTKYTHVNISARAVGILSRHPNIIGMKDSSGDIPQLVKFLDAVPDSFNLMVGTASSWYPALTLGVKAGIHALANIAPNECALVQEAYDQGDDALARETYLRLFPVNAAVTGTYGVAGLKYAADLLGYEGGCVRSPLLPLKEDEKVRLKEVLAKAGLLD
- a CDS encoding phosphate butyryltransferase, with protein sequence MMKTMREVREAAAVLGPKRIAVAAAEDGDVLEALKMSCRMKLAEPVLFGDGGKIKKAAERLEFNISSFELVDEPDQYQAALKAAAAVRRGEADIIMKGLLGTSTFLKAVLDKENGLRAGSILSHVSVFEVPRISRLLILTDCAMNIAPGLREKVQIINNAVRVAGALKISPVRVAAVGAVETVNQDMPATLDAALLAKMSERGQIRGAVVDGPLALDNAVSAEAARHKGIDSPVAGVADIILLPDIEAGNIMYKTLVYLSEAESAGVVMGACAPVVLTSRADPAQAKLNSIALSLVIASAGAGA
- a CDS encoding DUF3842 family protein, translated to MSILVIDGMGGGLGAQIVMQLRQQMPDREIIAVGTNSVATTNMVKAGANKGATGANAVRVCLRNAACVVGPIGIIIADSMLGEITAEIAALISGAPVPKVLVPVNHKNLEIVGLQAQPTMAELIKATVQRVKEITGNRSE
- a CDS encoding alanine--glyoxylate aminotransferase family protein; the encoded protein is MNAEFGQLNPGFRLLLGPGPVETSSRVLRAMSSSMLGHLDPQFMEVMNETMELLRYAFQTRNELTLPMSGTGSAGMETVMVNLVEPGDRVVVCVKGVFGQRLRDVAGRCGAEVVSVEAPWGSPIEPEQVRKALKDAGDAKLVAIVHAETSTGVLQPLEEISQIAKEYGALLVVDAVTSLGGVELKVDEWGIDACYSGTQKALSCPPGLSPVTLNETARKVLNGRKSRVQSWYLDLSMIQNYWGQERVYHHTAPINMIYGLREALLIVREEGLEPRFARHKLNSRAFIKGVEAMGLKMIVKESYRLPTLNTVAVPEGVDDAGVRRFLLEKYGIEIGGGLGVFKGKAWRVGLMGESSQRRNVLLLLVALADAMSRQGLRVSAGPALEAALEVYNSGQGEG
- a CDS encoding 4Fe-4S binding protein — protein: MKLITMVARIDEEKCTGCQTCVKVCPTLAIKMNGRKAKVDVEKCRGCGNCNQRCPSYAVTMEKLDKPYKVFVRIDDLPYEKIEGLCKKAKLNPEQIICYCTATRAEEAAAAILKGAVSPEEVSLLTGIRTGCKVECIQPVLRLLEANGVKPKRPEGGFQWYGRTPTAWEIPEEVKEKYNHRGFYFNEDIKLLDAVREAGKEGK
- the buk gene encoding butyrate kinase, whose product is MMKKERILVINPGSTSTKIAVFEGENVAAEKNIDHDAAVIKKYARVADQLEFRKKAVLDFLQEAGIPAGSLDCVVGRGGLLRPISGGTYLVDEAMCRELQNAEKEHASNLGALISWEIARPLGICSYIADPVVVDEMEPLARLSGLKGIERKSVFHALNQKAVARQAAAALNKGYGECCLIVAHLGGGISVGAHRNGRVIDVNNALDGDGPFSPERAGGMPVCAVIDLCLHSGLGEKEIKKRLVGGGGLVSYLGTNDARKVEAMIREGNEEARLVFEAMAYQVAKEIGSCAAVLKGRVDAVVLTGGLAHSGMLVGWIRERVEFIAPVLVYPGEGEMEALAAAGLRVLRGEEPPRRYEC